Within the Marinobacter qingdaonensis genome, the region CAAGATGATCCTGGGCTTCGCCCTGATTGAGTGGCTGCCCCAGGCCAAGATCACCGACTATTACGGCTTTGGCTATCTGCTGGCCACCCTGATTGCGCTCAAGATGCACCAGAAGGAAATGCCTGCGCTGGTGACGCGGGCATCGCTGCAAACCTCGGCGGTGGCGGTGGTGGTTGCCAGCGTCATTGGCTTCGGCCTGACCCTGATTCCCGAGCGGGATTTCGCCCAGGTGCCGATCGACGAACGGGTCCGGGTGGAGCGGGTGACCAGCGCCCAGCCCCTGGACTATCTGCATCGGCGGTACGCGGACCTGTACGAATCGGAAAACCAGGCGCTGTTCCAGGCGCCCACGCCGGTGGAGCTGGATCGCATCGAAGCCGGCTTTGCCTGGCTTCGGCGGTTCAGTGAGCAAAGCGATTCCGAGGCCCTGGCCCGGGGCAACGCCTTGCTCGCCGCCAACGGCTTTCAGCTGGCGCTGGTGAACGAGCAGATCCTGGCGGTGTTCGACGCCAAGCCCGAACGGGGCTGGGGCGCCTATTTTCTGAACCTGGCGCCGGACATCCCGCTGATGGTGCAGGTGCCCGCCCCCCTGGACGAGAGTGCGGCGGCCGAGGCCGGGCTCTGGATGTTTGTCCAGGATCGTCCCCGGGCGCTGGCCATGGCCGGATCCCGGCGGTTCGCCAGTGCCGACGGTGCCGGCGATGCGCTGTTGAATCCGGCCACGGTGTTTCAGGCCTTCCACCGCACCTTTGCCGACGACAACGTGCTGCAGTTGCGCAACTACACCCAAGCCAACCTCCGGCCCCTGTTGGGGCTGCGGACCGAGGGGTTGAGCCTGGAGGCCCGGGTGCAGCAGTCCATGCTCTGGATCAAGCAGAGTCTGCCCGAGGGGCTGAACCTTCGGGACATCAAGGAGCGCACCGAGCAACTACAAGTGAATTGGCGGCCGTCGCCGCTCAACAACCGGCAGCGGGATGCGGTGGCGGGCGGCTTTGCCGAGCTGTTCATCGGCGCCGGGGACCTGAGGCGCTGGATTGCCTACAGCGATCAGTACCGGCTGCAGACCCAGCTGCAGAACGAACGCATTGATGGCTACCTGCAGCGCTGGCTGAGCGACAACAAAACCCTCATTGCCCGGGCGGGAACCAACGCCTTCCAGGCGCCGGATCTGGGTACCCTGGCGTTTTTTGACCAGCTGGTGCTCAAGCCCCTGTTCGAGCTGATCCACACCGACCTGCGCCAGGGGTGGGAGCCCCGCTTCGAGCCCCAGCTGGTGCGGCTGTCGGTGCTGGCCCAGAGCCAGGGCTACCGCATTTCCCGGTACCAGCACATTGAAACCCAGGCCAACTACCTGATCCTGGAGCCCGGCCCCGGGCTGGATAACCCGGCGCGCTACTGGGGTGTCTACGTGTTTCGGGTCGGGCAGGCGGCGCCCCTGATGGTCCAGGTGCCCCGGCCCCTGTACGAACTCAACACCTTCGAATTCGGCGCCACCTTTTTCGAGGAAAGCGGCGCCCGGACGCTGATGATTGCCGGTACCCACCCCTACGCCAACGCCGACGGCCGGGCCGACGTGGCCCACCCGGCCAATCAGCAGAATCTGTTCAACCTGGTGCACCAGGTCTGGCAGCGTGAATCCGGATCGGAGCCGATGGAAACCGTTCAGATGCGGGGCCTAGGGGATTCGTGGACCCTGGCGAACAGCGCCGCCGATGTCGTGGTGTCGTCCTATTACGGACTGGACAACCAGCCGCGCCGGGCCCTGATCGAATCGACCCTGGGCCAGTTCGGGCTGACCGTCGCCCGGGTCCAGGGTGACCTGTCGACCCTGGGGTACGAGACACCGCTCAATGCCCAGAGTCTGTATCTGCGGCTGGCCGACAACAAGGACTTGACCAGTCTCTGGCTGACCCCGGACACCCGCCGGCTGTTCCGTTCCGGGGAGAACGACCGCCAGCAGGAAAGCCAGTTCAAAGCGTTGGGGCTGCCCAGCGAGCTTGCCTCCCTGCCTGGCTACATCCGGCGCCAGGGCCTGGCCAATCTGGCGCCAGGGCAGGCGCAGGAGCTGATGGCAACGCTGGCGGACTATCGGCGCAGCGGCAACATCAGCTTTTTGCACACTCTGGTGCATAAGCATCCGAACCTGGCTTTCCGTCATCTGGTGGACCTGAACAGCCAGCAGGCTTTCGTGCTGGTCCAGAACGCCGCCAGCCAGGTGGTTGCAGTCGCGAACCTGCAACCGAGCAACGAGGAGCGAGCGCTGATCAATGGCGACCGGGTCGACGCCGCTGAGCTGGCGGACGCCGTGCGCCAATTCAGCAGCAGGCGCCAGGCCTTCCTGGTCGGCCGGGGAGCAGAACCATGAGGCTGCTTGGCCGACTGTGCCTGTTGGCGCTGGTGGTTTTCCTGGTGTGGCCGCTGGCCCAGCGTTATGTCCTGGCGCCGGTGACCGGCCTGTTCTGGGCCTCAGGCCCGCAACGGGCGAACCTGCCGGAGGAGGCGGAGCAGAGCACCGTCTTCTGGCTCGAGTCCGCGGATTGGTTGCGCTTCTCGCTGGCCGAGAACACCCCGACCCTGCGCATTCTGTCGCACCTGCAGATGCAGCCCGAGCAGAACACGGACGAATCGCTGGTGCGTTACGCCCTGGATTACCGGGTGCTGGCCAGGGATGGCGAGGTGCTGACGTCCGGGCGCTACCATTACAAGGCGGTGACCCTGCCGCCCCGGCCGCTGGCGGATGGCCGTGAGTTCCCGGCGCGCTTTTACGACGACCCCACCCTGGTGGCCAGCGCCCCGGAAAACCTGTTCGTTGACCTGTCGGCGCTGACGGGGGCGGTCACTCTGGAGCTGCGTGCGGCGTATCTGCCCGAGCCCCGGAACCGGGTCGGCGTGCAGGTCACCGGCCGCGAAACCCGCTCCCGGGAGGAAGTCGGACGACTCTGGCCCCGACTGAAGCCGGAGACCCGCGACCGCCTGCTCAGGCCGCACGTCTATCCGCCGCATCTGGTCAGCTCGTTCGAAATCGAGAACGCCCTGCAGTTGCGTTGGGTTCCCCTGGGGCCGGAAGGGGTCGCCGGTGATGATTTCGCCAGCGATTACCTGTACACCCTGTCGGTGCCACCGGCGCCGCCGGCCGAGGCGGAGCAGGCGCTGCCGCCCGGGCTCTACGCCGATCCGAACAAGTGGGTCACCCTGCCCGTGGACTATGACGGTAGCTACCGGCTGGAGATTCAGTCCGCCGACCCGTTGGTGACCGACGTCAACGTGAGTCTGGCGCACCAGCGCAACCAGGATCTGGAGACCCGGCAACAGCTGCTCACCGGTACCGCGCCCCGGTTGACCTGGACCGGCGACCTGGAACCGGGGCTGCTGCAGTTGATCCCCAGTGCGCCGGTGACGGTTCGGCTGTTTGACGTCACTACCGGCGCCGATGTGACACCGGACAAACGCTACCTCCTGGCGCACCCGGTGGCCGCCGACCAACCGGTTCGATTTGCGCTCGATCCGGACAGCGCCGAACCCCAGCCCGTGCGCCTGGATGTTCGAACCTTCAGTCACCCGCAGCGGGCCGGCTCCGGTCCGGACCCGCGCGTGCGCCTCGAGATCCGGGCTGCCGACGGCACGGTGTTGCAAAACTTCGAACAGTCGATCACGCCGGCCCCCAGCTTTTACCAGCGTTTCAGCCAGGACGCGTCGGACAGCGGGGTATCGGAAGGCCAGAGCCTGTTCCTGGAAGCCAGCTCGGGGGCGGCCGAGGTCGCGGTGATCAGCAACACCCCGGTGCTGGTGACCGGCTATACCAGACTGGCCAGTCTACCCCTGGTTCGGGCATTGCCCGAATCGCGCCGGCCGTGGCAGAGCTACGGCGATCGGGTGCCGAGCTGGTTCCTGATGAACCCCGTGGCGACTGCAGCCAGTGGCCAGGGTCCGGTTTCCCTGCAGTGGTTCTTCCAGCCGATCGAGCGCAATGAGGCCCTGCTCAGCGGTCAGTACGACTGGCAGGGCCTGGACATTAAGGGCGCCAGCCTGCAACGGGACGTGCTGTTCCCGCACCAGCTCAGTGGCCCCCTGCGGGACACGGCGGTCGGCAGTGTGTTTCGCGCCTTGCCCGAGGGCGCGGTCTCGTTGGAGTTGGTGCCGCCGAGCCCCGGTCTCCCGTTCCGGCCCGAGCTGATCTATCAGCGCAACGGGGCGCAGCCGACCACGGTTACGGTCCTCAAGGACGGGGCCGTCTGGCTCAGGCGAGGCATCGCCGGGCGTACCGGCCGGTTTTCATTGCCGGTGGTGGCGCCCGGCCAGTACCGGATTGAAGTGCAGGGGGACGGTCAGTGGTTTCTCAATCACAACCGGCCGCCGGTCGGCGCCGGCTATCTGCAGCGCTCCGTCTACAGCCTGGACGGCGCGGGCCTGACCTTCGAGCTGGACAAGACCGAGGCCCGGGAAGTGGTTAACTTTGACGTGGTGGCGCCGCCCGGGGTGGACCGGTTTGCGGTCGAGGTGGCGGTTGCTGCGGACCGGCGGGCGACGGGGTTGCTGACCGATTACAGTGTCCTCAAGCGCCGGTTCGAGTTGGAGGTGCAGGAGCGGACCACGCTGGTGCTGGGCACCCAGTCCCAGCCCGCGGCCGCGCCCATGAGTGTCGCCTTGCCACTGGGCGAGGATATGCCGCCCGGGCGCTACCGGATCTCGGTCCGAGCCGATCGGGCCGGGGGCCTGGTGTCCGCGTACACGGTTCGGGAAGGGCAGCGACAGACATACCGTTTCTTCAGGAGATCCTTGGATGGCCACTAAGTTCGCATCGAAAGCCTGTTGTGTGCTGCTGGGGCTGCTGGCGGCCTGGCCCGCCCTGGCGATGGAGCCTGGCGACCTGAGGGACGCCCTGCAGCGCAAGTCGGACCGGTATCTGGTGCTGGACGCCGAGGTCCTGCTTGAACTTGAGGCGCAGTTTCGCACCCTGTTGAGCCGGGACGACGACCGGGACCTGGATTCGGTGCGTTCTCAGCTGGAGCAGGTGGGTTTCGGCTGGCATCAGCTGGATGATGGCGTGCTGCTGCTGACCGACGCCGACGAACGCGGGCTGGGACACTATCTGTTCCGGCTGACGTCCGACTCGCCGCTGATGGTGCAGGCCCCGCATCAGTTTTTCGACCGGCACTCCGGCGAGTTGGCGCTGAATCTGTTTCTGGCCGGCCGTGGCTCGGTGCTGGCACTGAACAGTGCCCATCGGCGCACGCCCATCCGGCATCGCAGTGGCAAGGCCGATCTGGCCCACCTGGAGGGCACGGTGTTCGATGCCCTGACTCGCGCCTTCAATCAGACCCGCCCGGACGCCGCGGTGGTCCAGTTGCATGGCTTTGCCGCCGGCAAACGGAAATCGCCGGAAGGGCGCCGGGCCGACCTGATTGTCAGCAGCGGTCAGCGCTGGCTGCAGCCCCAGGCCGCCGAGTTCGCCGCCTGTTTTGCCGAATCCGGCCGCTGGCAGGTACTGCGCTACCCGGTGGATGTCGGGGAGCTGGGCGGCACCACCAACGTTCAGGGCGCGTTGCTCCGGCGCCTGGGCAACAACCGGTTTGTGCACCTGGAGCTGTCGCGGCCGTTGCGGGACCGGCTGCGGGTGGATCGTGCCGAGTTTGATCGCTTCAGTGGCTGCGTTCAGGCCCTGGCGGGCGGTCGTCCATGATGCCTCGGTGGCTGCCGGCGCTGCTGGGCTGCCTGCTGGTGCTGCCAGCCAAGGCCGGACTGGCGGTGGATAACGAACTGGTTGGACCCGACCAGCGCGCGCCCCTGGTCTGGCAGATTGTCCGGCCTTTTCAGGGCGCCGTGCCCGGCAACGAAGTCGCCAGTGCCGGCGCCATTACCGCCTTGGAGCCGGGGCAGGGCGCCCGGTTTCTGGTCGAGTCCGGACGCTACCTGCGCCTGCGGCCCTGGGGCGAAACCTCGTCCCTAACCGCGCTGGAGGTGCTGCAGTCCCGGACCGGTGGCTGGTTTCAGCCGCTGCCCCTGACCCGGCTGGCGGTCGACGGCAGCCGGGCCAGCACGGCGCCCCTGCCGGCGGACCGGGAAATCTGGCTGACCAACACCGGCGCCGAACCGCTGCAATTCCAGGTGGCGGAAGGTCGACGGGTGCCGACGCCGGAAGCCTTCCGTTGGCATCCCCGGTCCATCGAGGGCCTGCCCGAGGTGACGGTGGGCCAGCACCCGCAACAGGCCCTGCAGCGTGGCCATTGGCTGCACCACACCGAGCCCCACGAGTTCCGGGTGCAGGGCCCGGGTCTGTTTGCCGTCGAGCTGCGCGACGTTCGCAACGACCTGGCCGATGCCCGCCGGCATCGACTGGCTGTCGGTCTGGACGACGAACCGCTTGAGCGCCATTACCTGCATTTCGCCGACGACAACGATCATGTCTATCACCTGAAGCGGCGCTCGCTGTTGTTGAGTCAGCCCGAGCGCTTGTACCTCTGGGTGCCGGAAGGCGACCACCGGGTCACCCTCAAGGCCGATCACGACTTGTTGCTGGCCTTGCTGCAGGCCCAGCCCGACCGAATCAGTTCGTCGGCGTCGGAGCGGCCCTGGCGTGAAACCGAGGCGATCCTGCGCGACCGCTTGCTGTTCCAGCAAAGCCAGCGCCAGCGGGCCACGGAAGCGGTGCTTGAACAGGGCGCCGGCGCCGCCCATCTGGCGGCTGCCAGCTTCGATTCCGAGGCCGCCCCGGGCTGGCCGGGTGGCTTTCTGAACAACCGCTTCAGTTTGAGCTACACCCAGGACCGGCTCCTGTGGCCGGACCAGGGCGCCCCCCAGAAACGGCTGGTGGCGCAGACCGCGGAACTGAACCTCACGCCCGATGACGAGCTGCGCTTTGTGCCGCCAGGCCCGGTTGACCTCGAACCGGAGACCTTCTTCCAGGTCGCCCATCGGCCCCTGACCCTGGCCCTGCCGGAAACGCCGGGCCCGACCGAGTTGCGACTGACCCTGGCGTATCCGGAGCAGTCCGCGAGCCTGAGGCTGAGCGCCGGCGATCGGCAGTGGCTGCTGCGCTTCTCCGACGCCACCCTGGCGCACGGTGGCCAGCTGCGACTGACTGGTCAGAGCCAGGCGCAGCAGGGGCTGCCGACCGCCGCGCCCAAGGTCATGACCGGTGACCTGACCCTGGATCTGCCGGAGGGTACGTCGACCGTGCGGATCGAAGCCCTGGAAGGCGCCACCTGGGCCCGTGCGACGGTGCGCGAAGGCCGTCACCCGGCCCTCACCGAACCGGAATATTGGGACTTCCTGAGGGCGTCGGACATGGCGGGCTTGGCCCGCAGCTGGCGTGCTCCGGTTCCGGGACAAACCGACGCTCAGGCACCGGTGCCAGCCTCGCTGTGGCGGGACAGTCAGTTCCTGCGAGACTGGCTGAACAGTCGCTACCACAGCTTCATCGACGATCTGTCGCCGGCGTTCAAGGTGCCCTCAGACGCCGAGGCCCTGGCCAATCTGGACGGGCTGGTGGCCAGTGGCGAAGACACCCTGGCGGTCAGCTATGCCCAGGGCCTGTACGTGTATTCAAACAGTGCCCGGGTTCGGGGCCGGGCCTACCGGTTCCTTACCCAGACCTGGCGTCGCGAGGACAATCAGTACGGACTGGAAAGCCTGCTGGCGACGGCGTTTCTGCACCATGATGACGATCGGGTGCTGCCCGAGCTGGCGCTGATGCTGGAGCGCCAGGGGCTCGATACCGAAGCGCTCAAACTGGCCCTGGTCCTGTACCGGTCCGGGCGCTACACCGGCCAGCAGGTGCAATTGCGGGAGCAGGCAATGCGACTGGCGATACAGGCGGACTGGCCGCTGACCCTGCACGAATTGACCCAGGATTTGCCGGCACCGGAGCGCTCGGGCTGGCGTCAGCTGTATCTGGCCGAACACTACAACGTAGCGCCGGAGCCCCAGGACGAGTCGGTGGCGCCTCCGGTCCTGGCGTTTTGGGCCAGTCTGCCGGAGCGCGAGCACCTCACCGCCTCGGCCTGGCTGCGACAGTTTCATGAGCGCTATCCCGGCCGCTGGCGCTGGCAGGACTGGCCTGGGGGTTTTGCCGGGGAGCTGGACCGGGTCAACCTGTACAACCCGGACCTGGATCGTTTCTACCAGCGTTACCGGGTGGCGCCGGACCGGCCGCTGGCCCTGACCGTCACCGGGCCTGTGCGCCTGCGCCTGAACGCCCGGCTGCTGCATCAGCAGCGCGACAGCCGGCTCAACGATTGGCTCAGGGTCCGACACAACGGCCGGGCCTACCGGTTTCCCGTGCTCAACAGCGGTGTCTTCAACCGGCATCGGATCATCGGTTCCGACACCGAGTTCCCTGGCCGCCTGGCACAGGTCGAACTGGAACTGGGGCCGGGCCAACACCAGCTCAGCGTGGCCCCGGAGCAGCACCGCGCCCTGGTGCAGGCCGAGATCGAGACCTCCGCGATGTTTGCCGCCAGCTACCTGTCGGCGCAGAACCGGGACTGCTTTGGCGCCGGCGCCCGGCCGGAACCGATCAGCGACCGTCAGCAGCCGATCCCGGTGCCCCTGATCGCACCGCCCTGGGCCGAGGGCACAGAATCCCGGGGTTGGGTCGGGGGCTGTGCCGAGTTTGCCCGGGAGCGCGAGCATGACGCTGCCAGGGTCCAGGGTGCGCCGGACTGGGGTGAGGTGGTGTTCACGCCCGCGCCAACGCCGGCGGCCGCATCCAGCGCACCGGCGCCGGACCGTGCCCAGGACGCGGTGGTGGTGGCCCGTTACCTGGACCAGGTGCTCAAGACCGACGGCTTTGCCCGGAATCCCGGGCTGGTGGCCCGCAGCAACGCCTTGGCGGCGCAGCATCCGGATGACACCGGCATTCAGCAGCGCCTGGCGCTGATCAATGCCGACCACTACTGGGAGCGCGAGGAGCTGGTCATCGACAGCGCCGGTATTCGCCAGTTCGATGCCAGTGGCTGGCCGCCGGCCTTGCCCTATCTGCGCCAGCGCCAGCAACTGCTCAGCCAGCAGCCTGCGCCCTCGGAACTGGCGATGAGCGGGCCTGAGCCGGTCGTGGTCGAGATCAACCAGGGCGAGCGGCGCCGCTATCGTCTGGATCTGCGGCTAGACAAGGTAGGCTTCCAGCGGGTGACGCCGGTGGCGGTGGATGTCCGGGTTGATGGCCAGTGGTACGCACGCCAGACCCTGAGCGAAGCCGCGCCCAGTGGCCGGGTGCAGATGCAACTTCCGGCCGGCGCGAGCCAGCTTGAACTGCAGTTGGTGGCGCCAACCAGCCGGCACTGGGTTTATGCCCAACTGTCGGCGCGCGCGGCGGCCAACGGCCCCTGGCAACCGGTAGAGCGGCCCGAGCGCCGGGCCTACCAAACCAGTCTGCCGGGCCAGCCCCTGGTCATTTACCTCGACCAACCGTCCTGGCTGCGTCTGGAAGTCTACGATGGCCAGCAGCGGGTCCAGCGCTACCGGTACGTGGCGTCCGCCGGCAATCTGGTGTTGCGCCAACGCGATCTGGGTGGGCCCTATGTCCGGGTCTATGCCCTGCGGCACCAGCCCGGCAAGCTGACGGCTCCACCGCCGGTATCGACCCCGGTGCTGTCGCCCTGGCCGGAGCCGGTTCAGAAGGCGGACGTGGCGCGCCCGGAGGCGTTGATGTCGGACGCCCTGGCCATGCCCACTCGTGACGACGGCACCCAGGGCGCATACGCCGAGCTGGCGCAGCGCCGGAATTTCGATGGTGGCGCCGACGCCCAGACCGAGCGCTATCTGGAACTGGGCTGGCGGTACCAGCAGCAACCGCTGTTTTCACGCTGGACCTGGCAGTCTGATCTGTTCCTGCGTGAACACAGTGGCGACGAGAGTCTGGTGCTGGGGAGTCAGCAATGGCTTACCCTGCGACCGGACAACCGGCACTGGCGCCTGAATCTGTTTGCCGGCGGTTACTGGCAGCCACGAGAGGGCGCAGGCAGCCTGTACGGACAGGCCCAGTTGCACGCCAACACCCCGCTGGCCTACCACTGGAGTCTGGACAGTGAGCTGACCGGGTTCGGCCGCTGGCTGTCGGTAAGTTCGAACCCACAGCGCCAGGCCTACGATGACGACGTGTTTACCGAGTACAAAACCGACCATCGCCATGGCCTGGAGTGGCAGGAGGCCCTGAACTACCAGCCCTGGCAGGACAGCCGCTGGCGCGCGGTCGTGGGCGTCAGGACCAACGAGGATTTCAGCCCGGACCGGTTCGGCGTGTCACTGCGCTGGGACGAATTTTGGCACCGGGACACCCGCACCTATGTGGGGCTGGAGCAGCGCTGGTTGATGGCCGATGACGACCGCGCGGGCGCCGGTACTCAGCAGCTGCTGAGTGCCGGCGTCGACTGGCGACTCTGGGAACGCCACGGCCGGCGCTGGTCCCTGGGGTTCGACCTGAGCATGGATCTGGATCAGTCCCAGCCGGCCCTGGCGCTGTCCCTCGGGTTCGACAATCCGGGAGCCAAGCGCCTTGAGGACTTCCGGGCCGAGCGCTTCCCGTTTTTCCCACTGCAGGAAATCAACGCGGCCCGGGCCGTGGACACGAATGAGCTGAACTATGTCGAATAACTCCGATCTGGCGGACATGACGCTCCGGGAACACATGCTGCTGGGGCTCGCGGGCGAATGGCGCCGGGTCTACGACCACCTGGCGCGCCAGCTCGAGCGGGAATTCCAGGGCTGGCAGCAGGCCGGTAACCGGCCAGAGACGCTGGCGGCATCCCAGTGGCGGGTGCAGCAGGTGGCCAGTTTTCTGGAATATCGGGTCAGCCAGACCCTGGACAGTCTCGGTGAGTTGCACGCTGGTTACCGGGCCTTTGTCGCCCGGTACCAGGGCGCCAGCAGCGAACTGGAACGGCGCCAGCACAGCCTGGCCTATGCCGCGGAACTGGGCCAGAGCCGGCGAGGCCTGCGCGCCGATCGTCGGGCCCTGGACCGGTGGCTGGACGCCTCGGCCCTGCGGGACCGGTATCGGCGCAAGGTCAGTGAGCAGGAGCGACTACTGACCTTCTGCGTCCACCGGCTGAACGCCAACATCTGCTTTTTCATCGGGCAGTTCACCCAGGGCCGGGAACGGTCGGCAAGTCTCGAGGCCATCAGCAACAACGCGCTGATGGAACGTTTGCTCACCAGCAAGCTGGATCATCGGGCCACCCTGGCGGGGCTGTCGCTGATGTCCGGTTTGCTGGCAGTCAGTGACGGCGAGTTCGGCGAGCATATCGAGCCGCAGCTGCTGCAATATTGCTATCGGCTGTGTAACGACCCGGCCCAGCCGGTCTGGCTGCAGGTGCAGGCGTTGGATGTCATTACTTGGCTCGATGGCAGTGCGGCCCTGGACATCGTTCAGGAACGTTTCAACCGGGGTGAGACCGGCGATCAGATCTTCTTCCGGGCGCGCGCCCTGAAGGTACTGACGACCGTTCAGGCCCAGGCTGACGCCCAGGAGCTGTTCCGTCAGGCCTGCACCGACACCAGCGAGCACGTGCGCCAGAGTCTGGTGCGGTTGCTGCCGGTTCTGGAGCGGGCACTGGGCCGGCAGCTCATCGATCTGCTGCTCGAACAGGAGCAATGCGACCGGGTCCGGGCCCGGGTGCTGCAGGTGCTGCCGGTGTTGATCGAATCGGATCTGTGTCCGCCGGCGCAGGCGCTGGCCCGGGTGACCGCTGAATTGACTCCGGACGGCCCCGGGCTGGTCGCGCGCGCGGCCTTTGAGGTCCTGGTGGCACTGGGGCAGGCGGGCGCCTTGTCCGGCGAGCAGCTGACCGAAGTCGCCGGTGTGCTGACCCGGCTGAACCTGCAGCATCAAGACACCGCCATACGCCGGGCCGCGGCCCAGACCCGGGAACGGCTGTGGGCCGGCCAGCAAGCCCTGGCCCAATGGCCCAAGTTCCAGTTGCTTGAGAGTCTGGACTGGCAACAGCGGTCTCGGCTTCGGCTCCAGCACAACGTCAGCGATGAGGAACTGGGGCGCTTTTTCGCCAGCCTGGCGGGCGACAGCTTCGGCTATGACGTCCGGCGCCGGGGCGCTCGGCTGCGTCTGACCAGCGGGTCCCGATACCAGTTCCGGACCTGGCGCCTCCTCCATGAGTTTCGAACCAGCGCCAGCGACAAGCGGCAGAACTACAACCACACCAAGGGGCGGGTGTTCCACGGCCACCTGCAGGCACCGGCCTGGCACCTGGCTGAACTCAGCCAGACCACCGTGCCCGGCGAGCCGGTGCACATGGCCGAGGACGGCGACTGGCGCCCCTACCTGCCGCTGGTGGACCAGGTGCTCTCGGCCCTGGACCAGGGCTGGCCGACCCGGCCTGTGGACATCTACACCCCGGAGGGCATTACCCGCATCCACCCGCCGCGGGGACTGTTCGCCCGGCTGCGGGCTCGCAGCCTGATCACCCTGCGGTTTGCCCGTCTCAGCCGAATGCGCAACTGGCGCTCGTCCAGCGCCCAGGCGCCGGAGCGCTATCTGGCGGAACTGGAGAAGCTGGGGTTCCGGTTCGAGCTGCTGGGCCATCGGGATCCGGCCGGCGAGCGCTACCAGACCGACCCCCGGGTGCGGCGGTTTTTCCCGGGCCTGGCCAGCATTGCGCCCTTGCCGGTGCTGTGGTCGGATTTCAAAACCTATTTTTACTCGGTCTACGAAAACAACCTGCAGCATCTGGTGATCTTTCTCGGCGCCGCCGCGGCGGTGTTCTTCGGCCGGCACGTCTACATTGGCCGCCAGATGAAACAGGCCCGGGCCACGCTGCCGCTGGTCGTCGGCGGCTGGGGCACCCGGGGCAAGTCCGGGACCGAGCGCCTGAAAGCGGCGGTATTCAACGCCGAAGGTCTGGGTGTGGTCTCGAAAACCACCGGGTGCGAGGCGATGTTCCTCTACAGCCCGGCGCACGGCAATCTGCGGGAGATGTTCCTGTTTCGGCCCTACGACAAGGCCTCGATCTGGGAGCAGGTGGATCTGGTCCGACTGGCCTCGCGGTTCCGGGCCGATGTCTTCCTGTGGGAATGCATGGGGCTGACGCCTCGCTACGTCCAGATCCTTCAGGAACAGTGGATGCGGGATGATCTGGCCACCATCACCAACTGCTACCCGGATCACGAGGACATTCAGGGGCCGTCGGGTATCGAGATTCCCCGGGTCATGCGCAAGTTCGTGCCAAAACGCAGCAAGCTGATCACCACCGAGCACAACATGTTCCCGTTCCTCCGCGCCGCGGCGCAGGACAAGGGCAGTGCCATCATCAAGGTGAGTGACCTGGACGCCGAGCTGCTGCCGGCCGATGTGCTGGCGCGTTTTCCCTACGAGGAACACCCCTCCAACATCGCCCTGGTGCTGAGGATGGCCGAAGAACTGGGTCTGGAGCCGGATTACGCCCTGAAGGAAATGGCAGACCGGGTGGTACCGGATCTGGGCGTGCTCAAGATCTATCCGCGCGTCACCGTGGACGGCCGCCACCTGACCTTCATCAACGGCATGTCGGCGAACGAGCGCCACGCCGCCCTGGCGAACTGG harbors:
- a CDS encoding poly-gamma-glutamate biosynthesis protein PgsC/CapC, producing MLDSLFPLALFPTGGLSSSVITTVWVGVCVVVFLNLRFGTTLSGLVVPGYVIPLLIVRPISGYVVLFEGVVTYLLARLLAEQLPKALGYAELFGRDRFFALILLSILVRLVFDGAAFPWLEGVLAEQGIDYSVRNNLHSFGLIVVALIANQFWNGGLRFGAVSLALYLGLTYVLVRFVLMEFTNFNINTLSYMYEDLASSILASPKAYIILLVSAFLASRMNIRYGWEYNGILVPSLLALQWYQPFKLLATFVETFVIFFLARMLLTVPLLRHRNIEGARLLLLFFTISFGYKMILGFALIEWLPQAKITDYYGFGYLLATLIALKMHQKEMPALVTRASLQTSAVAVVVASVIGFGLTLIPERDFAQVPIDERVRVERVTSAQPLDYLHRRYADLYESENQALFQAPTPVELDRIEAGFAWLRRFSEQSDSEALARGNALLAANGFQLALVNEQILAVFDAKPERGWGAYFLNLAPDIPLMVQVPAPLDESAAAEAGLWMFVQDRPRALAMAGSRRFASADGAGDALLNPATVFQAFHRTFADDNVLQLRNYTQANLRPLLGLRTEGLSLEARVQQSMLWIKQSLPEGLNLRDIKERTEQLQVNWRPSPLNNRQRDAVAGGFAELFIGAGDLRRWIAYSDQYRLQTQLQNERIDGYLQRWLSDNKTLIARAGTNAFQAPDLGTLAFFDQLVLKPLFELIHTDLRQGWEPRFEPQLVRLSVLAQSQGYRISRYQHIETQANYLILEPGPGLDNPARYWGVYVFRVGQAAPLMVQVPRPLYELNTFEFGATFFEESGARTLMIAGTHPYANADGRADVAHPANQQNLFNLVHQVWQRESGSEPMETVQMRGLGDSWTLANSAADVVVSSYYGLDNQPRRALIESTLGQFGLTVARVQGDLSTLGYETPLNAQSLYLRLADNKDLTSLWLTPDTRRLFRSGENDRQQESQFKALGLPSELASLPGYIRRQGLANLAPGQAQELMATLADYRRSGNISFLHTLVHKHPNLAFRHLVDLNSQQAFVLVQNAASQVVAVANLQPSNEERALINGDRVDAAELADAVRQFSSRRQAFLVGRGAEP